The following are from one region of the Priestia filamentosa genome:
- a CDS encoding polysaccharide pyruvyl transferase family protein: MRVGIIGNYGHDNNGDEAILSGILTQLNTLGIRKGEIVIFSNNPSNTESRYNIKAVPLLHKKGNFILSVLHTVKQSFKIMKDLDLLIIGGGGLLMDMYKRDAPLYSTLGLLGYYAKCRIVIYGVGAGPITTKAGKFFIKTLANKADSISVRDVKSKELLKAIGIRKEIDIIGDPAFAIEPVQKRSKTNELKKVAVTAVPYFSKQYWPQRDDNKYEAYVKGMARNLDELIEKTGATITFFSTKYPQDVEVTREIYDMMTYKQSVRLKDENLHPDEIVKLCAEQDLIIGTRLHSLILSVVASTPVLGVGYHHKVEHFLQALGKQEHFVEIGALQEKDTFLQKVQAMTSQWDETQCAYEDLSETFAQRAAKGLEKLARK; this comes from the coding sequence ATGAGAGTAGGTATTATTGGAAATTACGGGCATGACAACAATGGAGATGAGGCCATTTTGTCAGGCATCTTAACACAGTTAAATACATTAGGTATTCGTAAAGGTGAAATTGTCATTTTTAGTAACAATCCAAGCAATACAGAGTCTCGTTACAACATCAAGGCAGTTCCTCTTTTACATAAAAAAGGTAACTTTATTCTCTCCGTCCTTCATACTGTAAAGCAAAGTTTTAAAATTATGAAAGACCTTGACTTACTTATTATTGGCGGCGGTGGTCTCTTAATGGATATGTATAAGAGAGATGCGCCTCTTTATAGTACGCTCGGTTTACTCGGATATTATGCTAAGTGCAGAATAGTGATTTACGGAGTAGGGGCTGGCCCTATTACAACAAAGGCAGGAAAGTTTTTTATTAAAACATTAGCAAATAAAGCAGACTCTATCTCAGTAAGAGATGTAAAGTCTAAAGAGTTATTAAAGGCCATTGGAATCCGAAAAGAGATTGACATTATCGGAGACCCTGCTTTTGCTATTGAACCTGTTCAAAAAAGAAGTAAAACAAATGAGCTTAAAAAAGTAGCTGTTACGGCAGTTCCTTACTTTAGTAAACAATATTGGCCACAGCGAGATGACAATAAATATGAAGCATATGTAAAAGGTATGGCTCGAAATCTAGATGAGCTTATTGAAAAAACGGGGGCTACTATCACATTTTTCTCAACAAAGTACCCTCAAGATGTTGAGGTTACAAGAGAGATTTATGATATGATGACATATAAACAGTCTGTTCGTCTTAAAGATGAAAACTTACACCCAGATGAAATTGTTAAGCTTTGTGCAGAGCAAGACTTAATTATTGGGACTAGACTCCATTCTTTAATTTTATCAGTTGTGGCGAGTACACCTGTGCTTGGCGTTGGTTATCATCATAAGGTGGAGCATTTTCTTCAAGCGCTTGGCAAACAAGAACATTTTGTAGAGATTGGAGCTTTACAAGAAAAAGATACTTTCCTGCAAAAAGTGCAAGCAATGACAAGCCAGTGGGATGAGACCCAGTGTGCTTATGAAGATCTTTCTGAAACTTTCGCACAGCGTGCTGCAAAAGGGTTAGAAAAGTTAGCAAGAAAATAA
- a CDS encoding general stress protein encodes MKPVVREYTNDELLKEDVKKLQVQGVDAKDIYVLSHDDERTNRVANNADANTIGIKEMGLGTAASNLFNKKGDELRHKLSEVGLSKTEAEMYEEKLDQGKVLVIVTNNETVRL; translated from the coding sequence ATGAAACCAGTAGTACGCGAGTATACAAATGATGAGTTATTAAAAGAAGATGTGAAGAAACTTCAAGTGCAAGGAGTAGACGCAAAAGACATTTACGTATTATCTCATGATGACGAACGAACAAACCGTGTTGCTAATAATGCAGATGCAAATACAATCGGCATTAAAGAAATGGGCTTAGGCACTGCTGCAAGCAACTTGTTTAACAAAAAAGGGGACGAGCTTCGTCATAAATTAAGCGAGGTTGGTCTTTCTAAAACTGAAGCGGAGATGTATGAAGAAAAGCTTGATCAAGGTAAAGTTTTAGTTATCGTTACAAACAATGAAACAGTACGCTTATAA
- a CDS encoding N-acetylmuramoyl-L-alanine amidase produces MWKKVVSCAAAGFLLASAPLPSALGGNAREAHAAANFNDVSSSFWASKEINFLHSKGIIEGYDNGSFLPNNKVTRAQAAKMILSALGEKEPTVSSDVFSDVKKNHWAAGWISLAKQKGIISGYEDGTFKPEETLTRAQMSKLLVRTFEQEYDLSVKDDTVEPFSDVWINQEFHPYVSKLYQHGITTGTDSTHYSPYNSVNRAQFSVFLSRTIEPSYRISSAESGDSSTIPPATTSTYGIVKTDSLNMRSGPSTSSGVVASLKRGTKVDYLGDQQGYWVKVRYNGQTGYVHKLYLKLKNEQGSSVANRVIVLDAGHGGKDPGASGNGVVEKELVLDVAQRVQTKLEAAGATVIMTRTDAATYPELKDRTDLAQSKYADMFVSVHANSAPSAPSANGSEVYYDTSQNVNGSESSILAKEIQEQFVSLVGMNDRGTKDNDFYVVRNTDMPSVLVELGFLTNSEDAAKFKSDYYRNLFAEAIYLGIKNYYNL; encoded by the coding sequence ATGTGGAAGAAAGTTGTTTCTTGTGCAGCAGCAGGTTTTTTACTAGCTTCTGCACCGCTTCCGTCTGCTCTTGGAGGCAACGCAAGAGAGGCACATGCAGCAGCAAATTTTAATGATGTCTCAAGTAGTTTTTGGGCAAGTAAGGAAATTAATTTCTTACATTCAAAAGGAATTATTGAAGGATATGACAATGGTTCGTTTTTACCAAATAACAAAGTTACAAGGGCTCAGGCAGCTAAAATGATTTTAAGTGCTTTAGGGGAAAAGGAACCAACTGTTTCAAGTGATGTATTTTCTGATGTTAAAAAAAATCACTGGGCAGCAGGATGGATTAGCCTAGCAAAACAAAAGGGAATTATCAGTGGATATGAGGATGGTACATTTAAGCCGGAGGAAACATTAACAAGAGCGCAAATGAGCAAACTGCTCGTTAGAACATTTGAGCAAGAATATGACCTCTCTGTTAAAGATGATACAGTTGAACCGTTTAGCGATGTATGGATTAATCAAGAATTTCATCCATATGTAAGTAAACTTTATCAACACGGAATTACAACGGGAACTGATAGTACCCACTATAGCCCGTATAACAGTGTGAACCGTGCTCAGTTTTCTGTATTCTTAAGTAGAACAATTGAACCGAGCTATCGCATTAGTAGTGCAGAGAGCGGTGACTCGTCCACAATTCCTCCAGCAACAACAAGTACATATGGGATTGTAAAAACGGATTCTCTTAATATGCGTAGTGGTCCATCTACAAGCAGTGGGGTTGTTGCTTCTTTAAAGAGAGGGACAAAAGTAGACTATCTTGGGGACCAACAGGGTTATTGGGTAAAAGTACGTTATAATGGACAAACTGGATATGTACATAAACTTTACTTAAAACTTAAAAATGAGCAAGGAAGCTCCGTAGCAAACCGAGTGATTGTGCTTGATGCAGGTCATGGCGGAAAAGATCCAGGTGCTAGTGGTAATGGAGTTGTTGAAAAAGAACTTGTGTTAGATGTGGCACAACGTGTTCAGACAAAGCTTGAAGCTGCTGGAGCAACAGTTATTATGACAAGAACTGATGCAGCAACATATCCAGAGCTTAAAGACCGCACAGATCTTGCGCAAAGCAAATATGCAGATATGTTTGTAAGTGTTCATGCAAACTCAGCGCCTTCAGCACCTTCTGCAAATGGTTCTGAAGTGTACTATGATACATCTCAAAATGTTAATGGGTCGGAAAGTTCAATTCTAGCAAAAGAAATTCAAGAACAGTTTGTTTCTTTAGTTGGAATGAATGATAGAGGAACAAAAGATAACGATTTTTATGTTGTGCGTAATACAGATATGCCGAGTGTTCTTGTTGAATTAGGTTTTCTTACAAATTCAGAAGATGCAGCTAAGTTTAAATCCGATTACTATCGCAATCTTTTTGCAGAAGCAATCTACTTAGGAATTAAGAATTACTACAACTTATAA
- a CDS encoding DedA family protein, translating into MIDFITETLKDFGIWGLLAGLAVEASSLPFPGALITLIYGYLLNSSVLDAFWISTIGSICYTLFSLIPYGIGYKLEDKLSQKWKDKKVFKKSQHWFQKCGQWTIALARPIGVGNYVSYLAGISKIRILPFLLLTFLGIFPWILAMILVGGAGNLKMANSIISQAQTYIFVIAGIAIIGFVIYKMYARKKSEC; encoded by the coding sequence ATGATTGATTTTATTACAGAAACGCTTAAAGATTTTGGAATATGGGGTCTTTTAGCTGGCCTTGCTGTTGAGGCTTCTTCTCTACCGTTCCCAGGTGCTCTTATCACACTTATTTATGGTTATCTGTTAAACAGTTCTGTTCTCGATGCATTCTGGATCTCAACTATAGGAAGCATATGCTATACACTATTCAGCCTTATCCCTTATGGAATTGGCTATAAGCTAGAAGATAAGTTATCTCAAAAATGGAAAGATAAAAAAGTATTTAAGAAAAGTCAGCACTGGTTCCAAAAATGTGGTCAGTGGACAATCGCCCTTGCAAGACCAATTGGAGTTGGCAACTATGTTTCATATCTAGCTGGAATTTCAAAAATACGCATTCTTCCATTTTTGTTGCTAACATTCTTAGGTATCTTTCCATGGATACTAGCAATGATTCTAGTAGGGGGAGCAGGTAACCTAAAAATGGCTAATTCCATTATCTCACAGGCCCAGACATATATTTTTGTAATTGCAGGCATTGCTATTATTGGGTTTGTTATCTATAAAATGTACGCTCGCAAAAAGAGTGAATGCTAA
- a CDS encoding S-layer homology domain-containing protein, giving the protein MRKTSRKVLVGTLSAAVVASIVAPVAHAFSFKDVSEDSDHAKAITSLTERGIIKGFSDGTYQPYQEITRGQVAKIFSRLLNGEGKKESVFSDVPADYKDQELVIAASELYHKGIMTGSNGKMMPNKPITRQQMAKVLVEALNLQPSTAYPNNLQDLDYVPSNMRKYVLTLVQNGVTRVDDGLYRPSEAVTRAQFASFVYRALEVGESREEDFEVNEAIENEEQVLLTFSKPVEGTSVAKEDFSVEGSHPVKVEGEGNKVILTLDSSTNNEKADTVDIIGPISSDSGELLSNVTIKVK; this is encoded by the coding sequence ATGAGAAAGACTTCACGTAAAGTTCTGGTTGGCACTCTTTCAGCAGCTGTAGTAGCAAGCATTGTTGCTCCTGTTGCACATGCATTTTCATTTAAAGACGTTTCAGAAGATTCTGATCATGCTAAAGCCATTACTTCTTTAACAGAAAGAGGCATTATTAAAGGTTTTTCTGATGGAACATATCAACCATATCAAGAGATTACAAGAGGGCAAGTAGCGAAAATATTCTCTCGTCTTCTTAATGGGGAAGGTAAGAAAGAATCTGTATTCAGCGATGTCCCAGCTGACTACAAAGATCAAGAACTTGTTATAGCTGCAAGCGAGCTTTATCATAAAGGTATTATGACAGGATCTAACGGTAAAATGATGCCTAATAAGCCAATTACAAGACAGCAAATGGCGAAAGTATTAGTTGAAGCACTAAATTTACAACCGAGCACTGCGTACCCTAATAATCTTCAAGATCTCGACTATGTACCAAGCAATATGCGTAAATATGTACTAACACTTGTTCAAAATGGAGTAACGCGAGTTGATGACGGCTTGTATCGTCCAAGTGAAGCAGTTACACGAGCACAGTTTGCCTCTTTCGTATATCGAGCTCTTGAAGTAGGAGAGAGTAGGGAGGAAGATTTTGAAGTTAATGAAGCAATAGAAAATGAGGAACAAGTTTTATTAACTTTCTCAAAACCTGTTGAAGGAACATCCGTTGCAAAGGAAGATTTTTCTGTTGAAGGAAGTCATCCTGTAAAAGTAGAGGGCGAGGGAAATAAAGTAATTTTAACTCTGGATTCTTCTACAAATAATGAGAAGGCTGACACAGTAGATATTATAGGCCCTATTAGCAGTGATAGTGGTGAACTATTATCAAATGTCACTATAAAGGTAAAATAA